Proteins encoded in a region of the Panicum hallii strain FIL2 chromosome 3, PHallii_v3.1, whole genome shotgun sequence genome:
- the LOC112884575 gene encoding LRR receptor-like serine/threonine-protein kinase EFR yields the protein MPEHHARMEGARTWQIITCPFATASKPMSILPLLLVGILLSTDHTTHVAPTSSPPAAQIAMDEHALLSFRALVTRDPHRVLISWTAGNGRTAANTTTGVCSWRGVGCHSRRHPDRVTSLELWSSNLTGTISPFLSNLTFLRTLNLSHNSFSGSIPWELGFLPHLLYLDLRHNSFQGMIPGSLARASKLQILQLEYNSLVGTIPANLSNLQELEVLDVGSNQLSGRIPPSLGSLSKLTYLGLYLNNLSGGVPASLGNLSSLVDLFADTNKLSGQIPDSLGRLTKLKSLDLAYNQLSGTIPASLFNISSVATFELSGNNALSGVLPFDIGVTLPNLRNLILNDCQLSGRIPRSIGNASLLRYVQLDDNELEGTVPLEVGNLRDLEVLTLGNNQLADEWGSDWELMASLSNCSKLFSLSLDSNNFQGVLPPSIVNLSNTMQKLHLAHNKFHGSISSDIWKLSNLAILSLRGNFLSGSIPPRIGDLYKLGALDLSQNNISGEIPPTLGNLTGLSMLYLFQNNLQGSIPTSLGNLQNIASFVLSFNQLNGTIPVEVISLSSLTSYLGLSYNFLSGQIPSEVGKLTNLVLLDLSVNKLTGDIPRALGKCVELVQLQLNDNLLQGVIPQSLSGLQGIQELNFAGNNLSGSVPVFFGDWPDLVYLNMSYNNFEGSVPVKGVFSNASAFFIDGNKVCGGIPSLQLPQCPVKSVEKKRPRRVVLIGIAAGAMSLLIILLICGLLIQIMRQRQKVPNLPLSEDQHWHVSFEEIQKATNQFSPSNLIGMGSFGSVYRGTLSPDAQQVAIKVIDLRQHGAEQSFLAECRALRSIRHRNLVKVVTACSSIDHQGNDFKALVYEFMPNGDLDKWLHRNFATQDETPKTRRRLTMSQRVSIALDVAEALDYLHNHGQVPIAHCDLKPSNVLLDNDMVAHVADFGLARFIRKAVRNSTEESSTSIGIKGTIGYIPPEYGMDGNVSSQGDVYCYGVLLLELFTGKRPTDGSFQGGQTLQSYVAACYPDKIMEIVDPTLLPLQNGCLSKGDISSDDLDAEKLQECMAPIFQVGLQCSQESSRARMNIRSAIRELEAVRDVLLVC from the exons ATGCCTGAACATCACGCAAGAATGGAGGGAGCAAGAACTTGGCAAATCATCACATGTCCATTCGCCACGGCCAGCAAACCCATGAGCATACTACCTTTACTCCTCGTTGGTATTCTTCTGAGCACTGATCATACCACACATGTTGCTCCCACCTCTTCCCCACCTGCGGCGCAGATCGCCATGGATGAGCACGCTCTGCTCTCCTTCAGGGCTCTCGTCACCCGCGATCCTCATAGGGTGCTCATCTCATGGACTGCTGGCAATGGACGCACTGCTGCCAATACGACCACCGGCGTCTGCAGCTGGAGAGGCGTGGGTTGCCACTCCCGTCGGCACCCTGACCGTGTCACCTCGCTGGAGCTGTGGTCCTCCAACCTGACCGGTACCATCTCCCCATTCCTCTCTAACCTGACATTCCTCCGCACGCTCAACCTCTCGCACAACTCCTTCTCGGGCAGTATCCCATGGGAGCTTGGCTTTCTACCTCACCTCTTGTACCTGGATCTGCGGCACAACTCCTTTCAAGGCATGATCCCAGGCTCCCTTGCTCGTGCCTCCAAGCTCCAGATATTGCAGCTGGAGTACAACAGTCTTGTGGGGACGATCCCGGCCAACCTGAGCAAtctgcaggagctggaggtctTGGATGTTGGCTCAAACCAGCTGTCCGGTAGAATCCCACCGTCACTCGGTTCACTCTCCAAGCTCACATACCTGGGGTTGTACTTGAACAATTTATCAGGAGGCGTTCCGGCATCTCTCGGTAATCTCTCATCGCTTGTGGATTTATTTGCAGACACTAACAAGCTCAGTGGCCAAATACCAGACTCCTTGGGACGGTTGACGAAGCTCAAGTCTCTTGATTTAGCTTACAACCAGCTGAGTGGCACCATCCCAGCAAGCCTATTTAACATCTCATCAGTTGCTACGTTTGAATTGTCCGGCAATAATGCTCTTTCAGGTGTCCTCCCTTTTGATATAGGTGTCACTCTCCCAAATCTGCGAAATCTGATCCTGAATGACTGCCAGTTGAGTGGTCGAATTCCACGCTCCATAGGGAACGCATCGCTGCTCAGATATGTACAACTTGATGACAATGAGCTTGAAGGAACTGTGCCATTGGAAGTAGGCAATCTGAGGGATCTTGAGGTGTTAACACTGGGAAACAATCAACTGGCTGATGAATGGGGAAGTGATTGGGAGTTGATGGCCTCACTTTCCAACTGTAGTAAGcttttttctctttctcttgATTCTAACAACTTCCAAGGCGTGTTGCCACCTTCTATCGTCAATCTCTCCAACACGATGCAAAAGCTTCATCTAGCGCACAACAAATTCCATGGATCAATTTCTTCAGATATTTGGAAACTTTCGAATCTTGCTATACTTAGTCTCCGAGGTAACTTCTTAAGTGGTAGCATACCACCAAGAATTGGGGACCTTTACAAGTTAGGGGCTTTAGACTTGTCCCAAAACAACATTTCTGGGGAAATTCCACCTACGCTGGGTAACCTAACAGGCCTTTCCATGCTTTACCTCTTCCAGAACAACTTACAGGGATCTATACCCACAAGCTTAGGGAACTTGCAAAACATTGCTAGTTTCGTCTTGTCATTTAACCAGCTTAATGGCACAATACCGGTTGAAGTCATTAGCCTCTCCTCTTTAACCAGTTATCTTGGTCTGTCATACAACTTTCTCTCTGGTCAAATCCCATCAGAGGTAGGCAAATTGACGAATCTGGTATTACTGGACCTATCAGTAAATAAACTAACTGGAGATATTCCAAGGGCATTAGGCAAATGCGTCGAGCTTGTACAGCTTCAATTGAATGACAACCTTCTTCAAGGTGTCATTCCACAGTCCTTGAGTGGTTTGCAAGGAATACAAGAACTAAACTTCGCTGGCAACAACTTATCTGGCTCTGTTCCGGTATTTTTTGGTGATTGGCCAGACCTGGTGTATCTGAATATGTCCTACAATAATTTTGAAGGCTCTGTTCCAGTAAAAGGTGTCTTCAGTAATGCAAGTGCATTCTTCATAGATGGTAATAAGGTCTGTGGGGGTATTCCAAGTTTACAGCTGCCCCAATGTCCCGTGAAAAGTGTGGAGAAGAAGAGACCGAGGAGAGTAGTGCTTATAGGCATTGCTGCTGGTGCTATGTCTCTGCTTATCATTCTTCTCATATGCGGTCTTCTCATACAGATCATGAGGCAGAGGCAAAAGGTCCCAAATCTTCCTTTATCGGAAGATCAACATTGGCACGTCTCATTTGAGGAGATACAGAAAGCAACGAATCAGTTCTCCCCAAGTAATCTCATAGGCATGGGAAGCTTTGGGTCAGTTTATAGAGGAACCCTGAGCCCAGATGCACAGCAAGTTGCAATCAAGGTCATTGATCTTCGGCAACATGGAGCTGAGCAGAGTTTCTTGGCTGAGTGCCGTGCCCTGAGGAGCATTCGGCATCGGAATCTTGTCAAGGTGGTCACTGCATGCTCGAGTATTGACCACCAGGGTAACGATTTCAAAGCATTGGTCTATGAGTTCATGCCGAACGGGGACCTTGACAAGTGGCTGCACCGGAATTTTGCAACACAAGACGAGACACCTAAAACCAGGAGGAGGCTAACCATGTCCCAGAGGGTGAGCATTGCGCTCGATGTCGCTGAGGCTCTTGACTACCTGCACAATCATGGTCAGGTGCCCATTGCCCACTGTGATCTGAAACCAAGCAATGTTCTTCTCGATAATGATATGGTTGCGCACGTGGCGGACTTTGGGCTGGCACGGTTCATTCGTAAGGCTGTGAGGAACTCAACAGAAGAAAGCAGTACCTCGATTGGAATCAAGGGTACCATTGGATACATCCCTCCAG AGTACGGAATGGATGGCAATGTTTCCAGCCAAGGTGATGTATACTGCTACGGGGTTCTTCTGCTCGAGTTGTTCACTGGAAAGCGACCTACAGATGGTTCATTCCAGGGAGGCCAAACTCTCCAAAGCTATGTTGCAGCCTGCTATCCTGACAAGATAATGGAGATAGTTGACCCAACTCTACTGCCTCTGCAGAACGGATGTTTGAGCAAAGGGGACATTTCTAGCGACGATCTTGATGCTGAGAAGCTGCAAGAGTGCATGGCACCGATCTTTCAAGTTGGTTTGCAATGCTCCCAGGAATCCTCCAGAGCAAGAATGAATATCAGGAGTGCCATCAGAGAACTTGAGGCGGTCAGGGATGTCCTGCTGGTTTGCTGA